A stretch of the Mycobacterium shigaense genome encodes the following:
- a CDS encoding PhoH family protein yields the protein MTPRETSAADASGALQAAVQVRSSIDVPPDLVVGLLGSADENLRALERTLNADLHVRGNTVTLSGEPADVALAERAISELIAIVAARQPLTPEVVRHSVAMLVGTGDESPAEVLTLDILARRGKTIRPKTLNQKRYVDAIDANTVVFGVGPAGTGKTYLAMAKAVNALQRKQVSRIILTRPAVEAGERLGFLPGTLNEKIDPYLRPLYDALYDMMDPELIPKLMSAGVIEVAPLAFMRGRTLNNAFIILDEAQNTTAEQMKMFLTRLGFGSKIVVTGDITQIDLPGGARSGLRSAMDILDNVEDIHIAELTSVDVVRHRLVSEIVDAYERHEEPGSGMNRAARRASGTRSRR from the coding sequence GTGACGCCACGCGAGACCAGCGCTGCTGACGCATCTGGGGCCCTGCAGGCCGCCGTTCAGGTTCGCAGCAGCATCGACGTTCCGCCCGATCTCGTCGTGGGCCTGCTGGGTTCGGCCGACGAAAACCTGCGCGCGCTGGAACGAACGCTCAACGCCGATCTGCACGTGCGCGGCAACACCGTCACCCTGTCGGGCGAACCGGCCGACGTCGCGCTGGCCGAGCGGGCGATCTCGGAGCTGATCGCGATCGTCGCCGCGCGGCAGCCGTTGACGCCGGAAGTGGTGCGCCACAGCGTCGCCATGCTCGTCGGCACCGGCGACGAGTCGCCGGCCGAGGTGCTCACCCTGGACATCCTGGCCCGCCGCGGCAAGACGATCCGGCCCAAGACGCTCAACCAGAAGCGCTACGTCGACGCCATCGACGCCAACACCGTCGTGTTCGGCGTCGGACCGGCCGGCACCGGCAAGACGTATCTGGCTATGGCTAAGGCGGTCAACGCCCTGCAGCGAAAGCAGGTAAGCCGCATCATCCTGACCCGTCCGGCGGTGGAAGCCGGTGAGCGCCTTGGCTTTCTGCCGGGCACGCTGAACGAGAAGATCGACCCGTACCTGCGCCCGCTGTACGACGCGCTGTACGACATGATGGATCCCGAACTGATTCCGAAGTTGATGTCCGCCGGCGTCATCGAGGTCGCGCCGCTGGCGTTCATGCGGGGCCGGACCCTGAACAACGCCTTCATCATTCTCGACGAGGCGCAGAACACCACCGCCGAGCAGATGAAGATGTTCCTCACCCGGCTGGGCTTCGGCTCCAAGATCGTGGTGACGGGCGACATCACCCAGATCGACCTGCCCGGCGGTGCGCGCTCGGGCCTGCGTTCGGCGATGGACATCCTCGACAACGTCGAAGACATCCACATTGCGGAGCTGACCAGTGTGGACGTGGTGCGCCACCGGCTGGTCTCGGAGATCGTCGACGCCTACGAACGACACGAGGAGCCGGGCTCGGGTATGAACCGGGCGGCCCGGCGAGCGTCGGGCACTCGCAGTCGCCGATGA
- the ybeY gene encoding rRNA maturation RNase YbeY has translation MSIEVSNESGIDVSEAELVSVARFVITKMDVNPGAELSMVLLDTAAMADLHMRWMDLPGPTDVMSFPMDELEPGGRPDAPDPGPSMLGDIALCPEFAAGQAAAAGHSLGHELALLTIHGVLHLLGYDHAEQDEEKEMFALQNRLLEEWVADQVEAYRLDRQDEKDRRLLDKSRYFDL, from the coding sequence GTGAGCATCGAGGTATCCAACGAATCCGGGATCGACGTCTCGGAAGCCGAACTGGTCAGCGTCGCGCGCTTCGTCATCACCAAGATGGACGTCAACCCGGGCGCCGAGCTGTCGATGGTGCTGCTGGACACCGCGGCGATGGCGGACCTGCACATGCGCTGGATGGACCTGCCCGGACCGACCGACGTAATGAGCTTCCCGATGGACGAGCTCGAGCCCGGTGGGCGCCCCGACGCGCCCGATCCCGGTCCGTCGATGTTGGGTGACATCGCGCTGTGCCCGGAATTCGCCGCCGGGCAGGCCGCCGCGGCGGGCCACAGCCTCGGGCACGAGCTCGCGCTGCTGACCATCCACGGGGTGCTTCATCTGCTCGGCTACGACCACGCCGAGCAGGACGAGGAAAAGGAGATGTTCGCCCTGCAGAACCGGTTGCTCGAGGAATGGGTCGCCGACCAGGTCGAGGCCTATCGACTTGACCGTCAGGACGAAAAGGACCGCCGGTTGCTCGACAAGTCAAGGTATTTCGACCTTTGA
- a CDS encoding manganese catalase family protein, producing MFTHHKDLQFEVRVTEPDPRFASLLMEQFGGANGELTAALQYFTQAFVLRQKNPKMYDLFMDIATEELSHLEMVGSMITMLLDGLNDNLKIANQMCDWMPAVASTDGRDSIVHQVAINPMFLVLSGGGPDVKDSAGNNWTGAFIDANGDPTVDLRNNVAAESRAKVVYEYLKQFTDDPGVQDTLTFLMTREVAHYQQFTAALNELPVNFPPGQLPGDPRFQNVAFNMSNGGESVRGPWNEGQGPWPKGMEWEYVEKPEQQWLGGDTRQNKGAEQNPGGSPAVEAEKPFTHEQHVPKG from the coding sequence ATGTTCACCCACCACAAGGATCTTCAGTTCGAGGTACGGGTCACCGAGCCCGACCCGCGCTTCGCGTCGCTGCTCATGGAGCAGTTCGGCGGAGCCAACGGCGAACTCACCGCGGCGCTACAGTATTTCACCCAGGCCTTCGTGCTGCGCCAGAAGAACCCAAAGATGTACGACCTGTTCATGGACATCGCGACCGAGGAGCTCAGCCATCTCGAAATGGTCGGATCGATGATCACCATGTTGCTCGACGGGCTCAACGACAACCTCAAGATTGCCAACCAGATGTGCGACTGGATGCCGGCCGTCGCCAGCACCGACGGGCGCGACAGCATCGTCCACCAGGTCGCCATCAACCCGATGTTCCTGGTCCTCAGCGGCGGCGGACCCGATGTCAAAGACTCCGCCGGAAACAACTGGACCGGCGCATTCATCGATGCCAACGGTGACCCGACCGTCGACCTGCGCAACAACGTCGCAGCCGAGTCCCGGGCGAAGGTTGTCTACGAATACCTCAAGCAATTCACCGACGACCCCGGCGTGCAAGACACGTTGACCTTCTTGATGACTCGCGAGGTGGCGCACTACCAACAGTTCACTGCCGCGCTCAACGAGCTTCCGGTCAACTTCCCGCCGGGGCAGCTGCCCGGCGACCCCCGCTTCCAGAACGTCGCGTTCAACATGTCCAATGGCGGCGAATCCGTCCGCGGCCCCTGGAACGAAGGCCAGGGACCGTGGCCGAAGGGCATGGAATGGGAGTACGTCGAAAAGCCCGAACAGCAATGGCTGGGCGGCGACACCCGCCAGAACAAGGGCGCCGAACAGAACCCCGGCGGCTCACCGGCCGTCGAGGCTGAAAAGCCGTTCACCCACGAACAGCATGTCCCCAAGGGCTGA
- the era gene encoding GTPase Era, whose product MTEFRSGFVCLVGRPNTGKSTLTNALVGTKVAITSMRPQTTRHTIRGIVHRENFQIILVDTPGLHRPRTLLGKRLNDLVRDTYTEVDVIGLCIPADEAIGPGDRWIVEQIRSVAPKTTLVAIVTKIDKVPKDRVAAQLVAVAELVDYAAEIVPVSATTGAQIDVLVDVLAAALPSGPAYYPDGELTDEPEEVLMAELIREAALEGVRDELPHSLAVVIDEVNPREDRDDLIDVHALLYVERDSQKGIIIGKGGARLREVGTAARVQIEKLLGTKVYLDLRVKVAKNWQSDPKQLGRLGF is encoded by the coding sequence ATGACTGAATTCCGTTCGGGCTTCGTGTGTTTGGTCGGCCGGCCGAATACCGGAAAGTCGACGCTGACGAACGCTCTGGTCGGCACGAAGGTGGCGATCACCTCGATGCGGCCTCAGACCACCCGGCACACGATTCGCGGGATCGTGCATCGGGAGAACTTCCAGATCATCCTGGTGGACACTCCCGGGTTGCACCGGCCGCGTACCCTGCTGGGCAAGCGGCTGAACGACCTGGTGCGCGACACCTACACCGAAGTCGACGTCATCGGGCTGTGCATCCCGGCAGACGAGGCGATCGGACCGGGGGACCGCTGGATTGTGGAGCAGATCCGGTCGGTCGCCCCCAAGACCACGCTCGTCGCGATCGTCACCAAGATCGACAAAGTTCCCAAAGATCGGGTGGCCGCGCAGTTGGTCGCGGTGGCCGAACTGGTCGACTACGCCGCCGAGATCGTCCCGGTGTCAGCGACAACCGGCGCACAGATCGATGTGCTGGTCGACGTGCTGGCGGCGGCGTTGCCGTCCGGACCGGCCTATTACCCCGACGGCGAGCTGACCGACGAACCCGAGGAAGTGCTGATGGCCGAGCTCATCCGCGAGGCCGCACTCGAGGGCGTGCGCGATGAGCTGCCGCATTCCCTGGCGGTGGTCATCGACGAAGTCAACCCGCGCGAGGATCGTGACGACCTGATCGACGTGCACGCCTTGCTCTACGTCGAGCGAGACAGCCAGAAGGGGATCATCATCGGCAAGGGCGGGGCCCGGCTGCGCGAGGTGGGTACGGCCGCCCGCGTCCAGATCGAGAAGTTGCTGGGCACCAAGGTCTATCTCGACCTGCGAGTCAAGGTCGCCAAAAACTGGCAAAGTGACCCAAAACAGCTTGGCCGACTTGGCTTTTAG
- a CDS encoding type II toxin-antitoxin system VapB family antitoxin, translating into MIFKGVRDGKPYPEHGLSYRDWSQIPPQQIRLDELVTTTTVLALDRLLSEDSTFYGDLFPHAVRWKGVTYLEDGLHRAVRAALRNRTVLHARVYDMDVPLSQQTQGSGSTFGH; encoded by the coding sequence ATGATCTTCAAGGGTGTGCGGGATGGCAAGCCGTACCCGGAACACGGGCTGTCGTACCGCGATTGGTCTCAGATACCGCCACAGCAAATCCGACTGGACGAATTGGTCACCACGACAACGGTGCTCGCGCTGGATCGCCTGCTGTCGGAGGACTCCACCTTCTACGGCGACCTTTTCCCGCACGCGGTCCGCTGGAAGGGCGTCACCTATCTGGAGGACGGCCTGCACCGCGCGGTGCGTGCCGCGCTGCGGAATCGCACCGTGCTGCATGCCCGGGTGTACGACATGGATGTCCCGCTGAGCCAGCAGACGCAGGGATCGGGTTCGACCTTCGGGCACTGA
- a CDS encoding hemerythrin domain-containing protein: MDAITFLRQDHKSVLGLFESLDGAPSGSGAVASGLETAVNNLIIAESQHEAVEEQFFWPAVRQALDDGDALADKAIDQEQAGKRLLQRLQDGKPGDPDYHEALQEFIAAGRAHIAYEQDVVWPQVEAAIRREELEKIGEKLEVAKKIAPTRPHPDTPPNPAVLKTVGMGVAAIDHLRDAVTGRAADNPPDPQAH; the protein is encoded by the coding sequence ATGGACGCGATCACGTTTCTTCGTCAGGATCACAAAAGTGTGCTCGGTTTGTTCGAGTCGCTCGACGGGGCGCCGTCGGGATCGGGAGCAGTGGCCAGCGGTTTGGAGACCGCGGTGAACAACCTCATCATCGCCGAATCGCAGCACGAGGCAGTCGAAGAGCAATTCTTCTGGCCGGCGGTGCGGCAGGCGCTCGACGACGGGGACGCGCTGGCCGACAAGGCGATCGACCAAGAGCAGGCCGGCAAAAGGCTGCTGCAACGGCTGCAGGACGGCAAGCCCGGCGATCCGGACTACCACGAGGCGCTGCAGGAATTCATCGCGGCCGGGCGTGCGCACATCGCCTACGAGCAGGACGTGGTATGGCCACAGGTGGAGGCGGCAATCAGGCGTGAGGAGTTGGAGAAGATCGGCGAAAAGCTCGAAGTGGCAAAGAAAATCGCGCCGACCCGGCCGCATCCGGACACCCCGCCCAATCCCGCGGTGCTCAAGACTGTGGGAATGGGTGTCGCGGCGATCGACCATCTGCGCGATGCCGTCACTGGTCGCGCCGCGGATAACCCGCCGGATCCTCAGGCGCACTGA
- a CDS encoding amidase: MIGASGSTFGSPAGSRGQRLPTLTDLLYQLATRSVTSDTLVRNSLRAIDESQPNLNAFRVVLTESALADAARADRRRAAGDTAPLLGIPIAVKDDVDIAGVPTAFGTDGHIRPATQDAEVVRRLKAAGAVIVGKTNTCELGQWPFTSGPGFGHTRNPWSRRHTPGGSSGGSAAAVAAGLVTAAIGSDGAGSVRIPAAWTHLVGIKPQRGRISTWPLPEAFNGITVNGVLARTVADAALVLDAASGNVEGDRHKPPPITAFDFVGKAPGPLNVALSTRFPYTFFRAKLHPEILTALRAVGKQLELLGHTVVSGNPDYGVRLAWDFLARSTAGLRDWKERLGDDVVLDPRTVGNLRMGHFLGEAILRNTRLHEPTLQRRVGSIFDIVDVVLAPTTAQPPPLARYFDRFGSFGTDRAMIRTCPVTWPWNVLGWPSINVPAGFTSDGLPIGVQLMGPANSEGMLISLAAELEAVSGWATKQPKVWWDRDHIRPHD; this comes from the coding sequence GTGATTGGCGCTTCCGGGTCTACTTTCGGGTCTCCTGCAGGGTCCCGTGGCCAGCGCCTGCCCACGCTCACTGACCTGCTCTATCAGCTGGCCACCCGCAGCGTGACGTCGGACACGCTGGTGCGGAATTCGCTGCGGGCGATCGACGAAAGCCAGCCGAATCTGAACGCGTTCCGGGTGGTGCTCACCGAGTCCGCCTTAGCCGATGCCGCGCGCGCCGACCGGCGGCGCGCCGCCGGGGACACCGCGCCGTTGCTGGGCATACCGATCGCCGTCAAAGACGACGTCGACATCGCCGGGGTGCCCACCGCGTTCGGCACCGACGGCCACATCCGCCCCGCGACCCAGGACGCCGAGGTGGTTCGCCGCCTGAAAGCCGCCGGCGCGGTGATCGTCGGCAAGACCAACACCTGCGAGCTCGGGCAATGGCCGTTCACCAGCGGGCCCGGATTCGGGCACACCCGCAACCCGTGGTCACGGCGCCACACGCCGGGCGGATCGTCGGGCGGCAGTGCGGCCGCGGTGGCGGCGGGCCTGGTCACGGCCGCGATCGGTTCGGACGGAGCCGGCAGCGTCCGCATCCCCGCGGCGTGGACCCACCTGGTGGGCATCAAGCCGCAGCGCGGCCGGATTTCCACCTGGCCGTTGCCGGAGGCGTTCAACGGCATCACGGTCAACGGCGTGCTGGCCCGCACGGTGGCCGATGCGGCGCTGGTGCTCGACGCCGCGTCCGGCAACGTCGAGGGTGACCGGCACAAGCCGCCCCCGATCACGGCGTTCGACTTCGTCGGGAAGGCGCCCGGCCCCCTGAACGTCGCGCTGTCGACGCGCTTTCCGTACACGTTCTTCCGGGCCAAGCTGCATCCCGAGATCCTGACCGCGCTGCGTGCCGTCGGGAAACAACTCGAACTGCTCGGCCACACGGTCGTGTCCGGCAACCCGGACTACGGCGTGCGGTTGGCGTGGGACTTTCTGGCCCGGTCCACCGCGGGTTTGCGGGACTGGAAGGAGCGGCTCGGCGACGACGTGGTCCTCGACCCGCGCACCGTGGGCAATCTGCGGATGGGCCATTTCCTGGGGGAGGCGATTCTGCGCAACACGCGGCTGCACGAGCCCACGCTGCAGCGCCGGGTGGGGTCGATCTTCGACATCGTCGACGTGGTGCTGGCGCCGACGACCGCTCAGCCGCCGCCGCTGGCCCGGTACTTCGACCGGTTCGGCAGCTTCGGCACCGACCGCGCGATGATCCGGACCTGCCCGGTGACGTGGCCGTGGAACGTGCTGGGCTGGCCGTCGATCAATGTGCCGGCCGGGTTCACCTCCGACGGGCTGCCGATCGGTGTCCAGCTGATGGGTCCGGCCAACAGCGAGGGCATGCTGATCTCGCTGGCCGCCGAGCTGGAAGCGGTCAGCGGCTGGGCGACCAAGCAGCCGAAGGTGTGGTGGGATCGCGACCACATCCGCCCGCACGACTAG
- the dnaJ gene encoding molecular chaperone DnaJ, which yields MARDYYGLLGVSRDASDSEIKRAYRKLARELHPDVNPDEAAQAKFKEISAAYEVLSDPEKRRIVDLGGDPLENAAAAGAGGFGGFGGLGDVFEAFFGGGFSGGGTSRGPIGRVRPGSDSLLRMRLDLEECATGVTKQVSVDTAVLCDRCQGKGTNGDSAPIPCDTCGGRGEVQTVQRSLLGQVMTARPCPTCRGVGVVIPDPCHQCMGDGRVRSRREISVKIPAGVGDGMRVRLAAQGEVGPGGGPAGDLYVEVHEQAHDIFVRDGDDLHCTISVPMVDAALGVTVTVDAILDGVSEIVVPPGTQPGAIITLRGHGMPQLRSTVRGNLHAHVEVVVPSRLDHQDAELLRELKNRRSRDVAEVRSTHNGTGSGLFSRLRETFTGR from the coding sequence GTGGCACGCGACTATTACGGGCTGCTCGGCGTGAGCAGAGACGCCAGCGATTCGGAGATCAAGCGCGCGTACCGGAAGTTGGCGCGTGAGCTGCATCCCGACGTCAACCCCGACGAGGCCGCGCAGGCGAAATTCAAGGAGATCAGCGCCGCCTACGAGGTGCTCAGCGACCCGGAGAAGCGCCGCATCGTCGATCTGGGCGGCGATCCGCTGGAAAACGCCGCGGCTGCGGGGGCCGGCGGATTCGGCGGCTTCGGCGGGCTGGGCGACGTGTTCGAGGCGTTCTTCGGCGGCGGTTTCAGCGGGGGCGGCACCTCGCGCGGCCCGATCGGCCGGGTGCGGCCGGGCTCGGACTCGCTGCTGCGGATGCGGCTGGATCTCGAGGAGTGCGCGACCGGCGTGACCAAGCAGGTCAGCGTCGACACCGCCGTGTTGTGCGACCGCTGCCAGGGCAAGGGCACCAACGGCGATTCCGCCCCGATCCCGTGCGACACCTGCGGCGGTCGCGGCGAGGTGCAGACCGTGCAGCGCTCGCTGCTGGGCCAGGTGATGACGGCGCGGCCGTGCCCCACCTGCCGCGGCGTCGGCGTGGTCATCCCGGACCCGTGCCACCAGTGCATGGGCGACGGCCGGGTGCGGTCCCGCCGCGAGATCAGCGTGAAGATTCCCGCCGGCGTCGGCGACGGCATGCGGGTGCGGCTGGCCGCCCAGGGCGAGGTCGGGCCCGGGGGAGGACCGGCCGGCGACCTGTACGTCGAGGTCCACGAGCAGGCCCACGACATCTTCGTGCGCGACGGCGACGACCTGCACTGCACGATCTCGGTGCCGATGGTCGACGCGGCGCTGGGCGTCACGGTCACCGTCGACGCCATCCTGGACGGCGTCAGCGAAATCGTCGTCCCGCCCGGCACGCAGCCGGGCGCGATCATTACGCTGCGGGGCCACGGCATGCCGCAACTGCGGTCCACCGTGCGGGGCAATCTGCACGCGCACGTCGAGGTCGTGGTGCCGTCCCGGCTCGACCATCAGGACGCCGAGCTGCTGCGCGAGCTGAAGAATCGCCGCAGCCGCGACGTGGCCGAGGTCCGCTCGACGCACAACGGCACCGGCAGTGGGTTGTTCAGCCGGCTGCGTGAGACGTTCACCGGGCGCTAG
- the hrcA gene encoding heat-inducible transcriptional repressor HrcA gives MASADDRRFQVLHAIVADFVATKEPIGSKSLVERHNLGVSSATVRNDMAVLEAEGYITQPHTSSGRVPTEKGYREFVDRLDDVKPLSSAERRAIQGFLESGVDLDDVLRRAVRLLAQLTRQVAVVQYPTLSTSTVRHLEVIALTPARLLMVVITDSGRVDQRVVELGDVIDDHQLSQLREMLGQALVGKKLSAASVAVADLAGQLDGAGGLGDAVGRSATVLLESLVEHTEERLVMGGTANLTRNAADFGGSLRSILEALEEQVVVLKLLAAQQEAGKVTVRIGHETAVEQMLGTSMVSTAYGNADTVFGGMGVLGPTRMDYPGTIASVAAVALYIGEVLGAR, from the coding sequence ATGGCAAGTGCCGACGACCGTCGCTTCCAGGTGCTGCACGCCATCGTCGCGGACTTCGTCGCCACCAAGGAGCCCATCGGTTCCAAGTCGCTCGTCGAGCGGCACAACCTCGGGGTGTCCAGCGCGACCGTCCGCAACGACATGGCCGTCCTTGAGGCCGAGGGCTACATCACCCAGCCGCACACCAGCTCCGGGCGGGTGCCCACCGAGAAGGGGTACCGCGAGTTCGTCGACCGGCTCGACGACGTCAAACCGCTATCGTCGGCCGAGCGACGCGCGATCCAGGGTTTCCTCGAATCCGGCGTCGACCTCGACGACGTGCTGCGCCGCGCGGTGCGGCTGCTGGCCCAGCTGACCCGTCAGGTCGCGGTGGTCCAGTACCCGACGTTGTCGACCTCCACGGTCCGCCACCTGGAGGTCATCGCACTGACCCCGGCCCGGTTGCTGATGGTGGTCATCACCGACTCCGGCCGCGTCGATCAGCGCGTCGTCGAACTCGGCGACGTTATCGACGACCACCAGCTCTCCCAGCTGCGGGAGATGCTGGGGCAGGCGCTGGTCGGCAAGAAGCTGTCGGCCGCGTCGGTCGCCGTGGCCGACCTGGCCGGGCAGCTCGACGGCGCCGGCGGCTTGGGCGACGCGGTGGGCCGGTCGGCGACCGTACTGCTGGAATCGCTGGTCGAACACACCGAGGAACGCCTGGTGATGGGCGGCACCGCGAACCTGACCCGCAACGCCGCGGATTTCGGCGGTTCGCTGCGGTCCATCCTCGAGGCGCTCGAGGAGCAGGTGGTGGTGCTCAAGCTGCTTGCCGCCCAGCAGGAGGCTGGCAAGGTGACCGTGCGCATCGGTCATGAGACGGCCGTCGAGCAGATGTTGGGCACCTCGATGGTGTCCACCGCCTACGGCAACGCCGACACCGTCTTCGGCGGCATGGGTGTGTTGGGACCTACCCGGATGGACTATCCGGGAACTATCGCCAGCGTCGCGGCAGTTGCTCTTTATATTGGCGAGGTCTTGGGTGCTCGATGA
- a CDS encoding 16S rRNA (uracil(1498)-N(3))-methyltransferase: protein MVATLFYLDALPEVGDVAVVGGDEGFHAATVRRIRPGEQLVLGDGAGGLAHCEVEAAGRDGLSARVLRRWSVARPRPPVTVVQALPKSERSELAIELATEAGADAFLAWQAARCVATWQGARVDKGLRRWRAVVRSAARQSRRAYIPPVDGVLSSSALAQRIRDEVAAGAVVLALHESATTRLADAAVAPADSLVLLVGPEGGIAPEEIDAFTAAGAVAVRLGPQVLRTSTAAAVALGALGVLTPRWDQLGEVGPAAPLLADQPQPPA from the coding sequence ATGGTGGCGACGCTGTTCTACCTCGACGCACTGCCGGAGGTCGGCGATGTGGCCGTCGTCGGCGGCGACGAGGGATTCCATGCCGCCACGGTGCGCCGGATCCGTCCGGGCGAGCAGCTGGTGCTCGGCGACGGCGCCGGCGGCTTGGCCCATTGCGAGGTCGAAGCGGCGGGGCGCGACGGGCTGTCGGCCCGCGTGTTGCGGCGCTGGAGCGTCGCGCGGCCGCGACCGCCGGTGACGGTCGTGCAAGCGCTGCCCAAATCCGAGCGTTCGGAGTTGGCGATCGAATTGGCCACCGAGGCCGGCGCCGACGCGTTCCTGGCCTGGCAGGCGGCCCGCTGCGTGGCGACCTGGCAGGGCGCCCGCGTGGACAAGGGGCTGCGCCGGTGGCGGGCCGTGGTCCGGTCGGCGGCCCGGCAATCCCGGCGCGCCTACATCCCGCCGGTCGACGGCGTGCTGTCCAGTTCCGCGCTGGCGCAGCGGATCCGCGACGAAGTCGCCGCCGGTGCCGTGGTCCTGGCACTGCACGAGTCGGCGACCACCCGGCTGGCGGACGCCGCGGTCGCGCCCGCGGACTCGCTGGTCCTGCTGGTCGGCCCCGAGGGCGGCATCGCGCCGGAGGAGATCGACGCGTTCACCGCAGCCGGGGCCGTAGCGGTCCGGCTGGGCCCGCAGGTGCTGCGCACGAGTACCGCGGCCGCGGTGGCGTTGGGCGCGCTCGGGGTGCTCACGCCGCGCTGGGATCAGCTCGGCGAAGTCGGTCCGGCAGCGCCGCTGCTAGCTGACCAACCACAGCCCCCGGCGTAG
- a CDS encoding hemolysin family protein has protein sequence MTGLSQLFGAIALIGLGGLFAAIDAAISTVSLARVQELLRDERPGAHALAKVMVDRPRYINLCVLLRNTCEITATVLLVVFLYDNFGLKWGLFGAAAIMVVISFVVIGVGPRTLGRQHAYSIALVTAIPLQAISWLLMPLSRLLVVLGNAITPGRGLRNGPFASEIELREVVDLAQQRGVVAADERKMIQSVFELGDTPAREVMVPRTEMIWIESDKLASQATTLAVRSGHSRIPVIGENVDDIVGVVYLKDLVQQTFLADGGGRETTVAQVMRPAVFVPDSKPLDALLREMQRDRNHMALLVDEYGAIAGLVSIEDVLEEIVGEIADEYDAAEKAPIEDLGDKRFRVSARLPIEDVGELYGLEFDDDLDVDTVGGLLALELGRVPLPGAEVVSHGLRLQAEGGPDHRGRVRIGTVLLSPADTNGSEQSGDELS, from the coding sequence TTGACCGGACTGAGTCAGCTGTTCGGTGCGATCGCGCTGATCGGTTTGGGCGGGCTGTTCGCGGCGATCGACGCCGCCATCAGTACCGTGTCGCTGGCCCGCGTGCAGGAACTGCTGCGCGACGAGCGGCCCGGCGCCCACGCGCTGGCCAAGGTGATGGTCGACCGCCCGCGCTACATCAACTTGTGCGTGCTGTTGCGCAACACGTGTGAGATCACCGCGACGGTGTTGCTGGTGGTGTTCCTCTACGACAACTTCGGGCTGAAATGGGGGCTGTTCGGCGCCGCGGCCATCATGGTGGTGATCAGCTTCGTCGTCATCGGGGTGGGTCCGCGCACCCTCGGCCGCCAGCACGCGTATTCCATCGCGCTGGTGACCGCCATTCCCCTGCAAGCGATTTCGTGGCTGCTGATGCCGCTCAGCCGGCTGCTGGTGGTCTTGGGTAACGCGATCACCCCGGGCCGCGGCCTGCGGAACGGGCCGTTCGCCTCCGAGATCGAGTTGCGCGAAGTCGTCGACCTGGCCCAGCAGCGCGGCGTCGTCGCCGCCGACGAGCGCAAGATGATCCAGTCGGTCTTCGAACTCGGCGACACCCCGGCCCGCGAGGTGATGGTGCCGCGCACCGAGATGATCTGGATCGAAAGCGACAAGCTCGCCAGTCAGGCCACCACGCTGGCCGTGCGCAGCGGGCATTCCCGCATCCCGGTGATCGGCGAGAACGTCGACGACATCGTCGGCGTCGTGTATCTGAAAGATCTTGTCCAGCAGACATTCCTGGCGGACGGCGGCGGCCGGGAGACGACCGTGGCCCAGGTGATGCGTCCCGCGGTGTTCGTGCCCGACTCTAAGCCACTGGATGCGCTGCTGCGGGAAATGCAGCGCGACCGCAACCACATGGCGCTGCTCGTCGACGAGTACGGCGCGATCGCCGGCCTGGTCAGCATCGAAGATGTGCTGGAAGAGATCGTCGGCGAGATCGCCGATGAGTACGATGCCGCGGAGAAGGCCCCGATAGAAGACCTGGGCGACAAGCGTTTCCGAGTGTCGGCGCGGCTGCCGATCGAAGACGTCGGCGAGCTGTACGGCCTGGAGTTCGACGACGACCTCGACGTCGACACCGTCGGCGGCCTGCTGGCCTTGGAGTTGGGCCGGGTCCCGCTGCCGGGTGCCGAGGTGGTCTCGCACGGTCTGCGGCTGCAAGCCGAGGGCGGCCCCGACCATCGCGGGCGGGTGCGGATCGGCACCGTGTTGCTGAGTCCGGCCGATACCAATGGGTCCGAACAGAGCGGTGATGAGCTGTCATGA
- a CDS encoding MbtH family protein: MSVNPFDDENGTFFVLVNDEEQHSLWPTFSDVPDGWRVVYGEAARAECLDFIEQNWPDIRPKSLRDAVEARRSAQ, translated from the coding sequence ATGAGCGTCAATCCCTTCGATGACGAAAACGGCACGTTCTTCGTCCTGGTCAACGACGAGGAGCAGCACAGTTTGTGGCCCACGTTCAGCGACGTGCCCGACGGCTGGCGCGTGGTGTACGGCGAGGCTGCGCGGGCGGAGTGCCTGGATTTCATCGAACAGAACTGGCCCGACATCCGCCCGAAGAGCCTGCGTGACGCGGTGGAGGCCCGCCGATCGGCGCAGTAG